A window of Armatimonadota bacterium contains these coding sequences:
- a CDS encoding Clp protease N-terminal domain-containing protein, which translates to LLQEGEGVAAKILRNLGVDVERVREDVLRELQSMTPPEEEEEEEEW; encoded by the coding sequence GGCTTCTCCAGGAGGGGGAGGGTGTAGCAGCAAAAATACTTCGTAATCTTGGTGTGGATGTTGAAAGGGTAAGGGAGGATGTTTTAAGGGAACTCCAGTCGATGACACCTCCTGAGGAAGAAGAGGAGGAAGAAGAGTGGTAG
- a CDS encoding GNAT family N-acetyltransferase, giving the protein MQCTICGANALFVCGRSGRPVCAEHARIEVVSRLSFGSSDSLSVREATSEDYSRIKQLAEYFKGKTKVSSLDKEYDLLSLPAYVADSNGNIAGVLSYAIEPEVLVIVMLDVLPGYQGLGAGSMLVERLIEKASSEKKKEVLVSTPNDDLPTIYFYQKNGFQIYEVKPNQIAKDNEVQVGFAGIPRRDEIRLRRQLKI; this is encoded by the coding sequence ATGCAATGCACGATTTGCGGGGCTAATGCGTTATTCGTTTGTGGTCGGAGCGGCCGCCCTGTTTGCGCCGAGCACGCCCGCATCGAGGTAGTATCGAGACTTAGTTTCGGCTCATCCGACAGCCTTTCGGTAAGAGAAGCAACCTCTGAAGATTACTCACGAATAAAGCAGCTAGCAGAATACTTTAAAGGCAAGACAAAAGTAAGTTCCCTGGATAAAGAATATGATTTATTGAGCTTGCCAGCCTACGTTGCGGATTCAAATGGCAACATAGCTGGAGTGCTTTCCTATGCAATTGAGCCCGAGGTTTTGGTAATCGTAATGCTCGACGTTCTACCTGGATATCAAGGTTTGGGAGCAGGTAGCATGCTCGTAGAACGCCTTATTGAGAAGGCTTCGTCCGAAAAAAAGAAAGAAGTTTTGGTTTCCACGCCTAATGATGACCTTCCGACAATTTACTTCTACCAGAAGAATGGCTTCCAAATATATGAGGTGAAACCCAACCAAATTGCCAAAGACAACGAGGTCCAAGTAGGGTTCGCTGGAATACCACGAAGGGATGAAATACGGCTTAGGCGACAATTAAAAATCTAG